In one window of Tubulanus polymorphus chromosome 3, tnTubPoly1.2, whole genome shotgun sequence DNA:
- the LOC141902734 gene encoding uncharacterized protein LOC141902734, which produces MPRYCCVPLCKSRVGGFKFPTNTDLKMKWLVAIKRLQSSEKSAKLWQPSDTAIVCHRHFLPTDYKQTLTGSRRKLKENAIPRIFAFTPPVSSDSERESRASRRRLKLEEEPVHHDIATEVEIGLQHTSNYRMDIIEEPTNKNTNLDKNIQCSLLSDQFFCIERFMVDPRSIKYYTSFKDYEHLMMFFSVLGPAAYDLNYKCQKLTPVNQFFLTLIKLRRAKEDIELSILFGISESVVSRIVLTWVNFMYFQLSEINTWPEREEIDCFMPSGFKHHFPSTRVILDATEIPIEKPSNVKSQTATFSTYKHKNTLKTMVGISPRGVVSYVSESYAGSTSDRQIIERSQLCSNTSKYFSSNDSIMADRGIMVQDLFATKNIKVNTPTLLKGKSQLEPEQVVHDRRVASKRIQVERVIGLSKTFLILKKDLPLSKVNMGSRIVYVCFSISNFRPAIVNEFA; this is translated from the exons ATGCCTCGCTATTGTTGTGTACCCCTTTGTAAGTCAAGAGTAGGCGGATTTAAGTTCCCTACGAACacagatttgaaaatgaaatggctTGTTGCGATAAAACGACTACAGAGTAGCGAGAAATCTGCAAAATTATGGCAGCCATCGGATACAGCTATCGTATGCCATCGACATTTTTTACCAACGGACTATAAACAGACACTTACCG GTTCtagaagaaaattaaaagagaATGCCATTCCGCGTATATTTGCCTTCACACCACCAGTTTCCTCAGATTCAGAGAGAGAAAGTAGAGCCAGTCGGCGAAGATTAAAACTGGAGGAAGAACCTGTACACCATGACATAGCCACTGAAGTTGAAATAGGCCTACAACATACCAGCAATTACAGAATGGACATAATAGAGGAACCAACCAATAAAAACACTAACTTGGATAAGAATATTCAGTGTTCCCTCCTTTCAGATCAATTTTTCTGTATCGAGAGATTTATGGTGGATCCTAGGTCGATCAAATATTACACCAGTTTTAAAGACTATGAAcatttgatgatgtttttCAGTGTACTAGGACCTGCTGCGTACGATTTGAATTACAAATGTCAGAAACTAACACCGGTCAATCAATTTTTCTtgacattaatcaaattaagGCGTGCCAAGGAAGATATAGAACTGAGTATTCTGTTCGGCATATCAGAGAGTGTAGTTTCTAGGATTGTGTTAACCTGGGTAAACTTCATGTATTTCCAATTaagtgaaatcaatacatgGCCAGAGAGAGAAGAGATAGACTGTTTCATGCCCAGTGGCTTTAAGCATCATTTTCCGTCAACCAGAGTTATTTTAGATGCTACAGAGATTCCAATTGAAAAGCCGTCGAATGTAAAATCTCAAACTGCAACTTTCAGCACATACAAACATAAGAACACGCTTAAAACTATGGTTGGAATATCACCGAGAGGGGTCGTTAGTTATGTAAGTGAAAGTTATGCGGGTTCAACAAGTGACCGACAAATCATTGAACGATCCCAGCTGTGTTCAAACACCTCAAAATACTTCAGCTCGAATGACAGCATCATGGCCGATAGAGGTATAATGGTACAAGATCTTTTTGCTACCAAGAACATTAAGGTGAACACCCCAACTTTATTGAAGGGCAAGAGTCAACTTGAACCTGAACAAGTAGTTCATGATCGTAGAGTAGCCAGTAAACGCATCCAAGTAGAAAGAGTAATCGGAT